In Microbacterium maritypicum, the following are encoded in one genomic region:
- a CDS encoding UvrD-helicase domain-containing protein yields the protein MTAWNGGEGLSATDIAAALGQPSPTAAQQRVIEAPPEPALVVAGAGSGKTETMSGRVVWLVANGHVRRDEILGLTFTRKAAGELAERIGHRLAVIDEYGRRGLLPHLPEIVRTGALRRVDEAVPGRQRELVRTHVLDELAAHHGTGWNPATPRSAEDLMVRPRVSTYNAFADGIVREHAARIGRDPDVAMLSQAASWMLAREVVLRSDLPELENIDYALGTIIDAVQRLAGDALDHRVDLALAERIAGEQALAFEPYRSNGDVEKAAVNLLSLPTLARLVRDYIDEKERRGVLDFADQVSGAYDIVESAPDVRAELREQHRVVLLDEYQDTSVIQTRFLAELFRDSAVMAVGDPHQSIYGWRGASADNLYAFSGTFSGMGTATTYSLMTSWRNDRGILDIANRVLEPLQRPGLDVPPLEPRPGAGEGTVAVRFPFTVDEEAAAVADWFAERRTEHDARAAGAGHATTPHTGAILFRSKRHMQTFAVALAGRGIPHRILGLGGLLATPEVVDVVSTLRVVHDPTAGSALIRLLTGPRFGVGVADMAALYDLGRTLSERDTAMAPLPEEVRARLRSSRGADEAVSIIDAVDVVRAVRDDYRLLESITPDGRARVRAAGEMLERLRRASSQPIPELIRLIELELRLDIELAANETRGPARIAATQLRAFADEVRAFLAADERGSIGSLLAWLDKAESTDELMPRPEPPEAGVVQLLTIHGSKGLEWDAVAVVRLVADELPSRVSDTSGWFGFGVVPFALRGDRDALPRFEWDPAEAMGGEADPAKRQKLAQASLSGGATKANPHGGALKRFKDAYRAYQQQEERRLAYVAVTRARTDLLLSGAHWAGQKAPRTPSPFLVEAIEVRGLEPIETVDPDDNPYDGPGSTLRWPLDPLGARRTVVTAAATAVDEAMRAGTAEPTIELERLLAERAARQRGTDAEAPTRVPASRFKDYVTDFSGTLSSIVRPMPERPYRQTRLGTLFHAWVEQRSELVGVGSRVDEALWEIDEDETGSDPVREGSGAAADAADLAVLQATFERSEWGGLKPIAVEIEIDFALGSGLPGSHEREEAHIVICKLDAVYRRADRGGRIEIVDWKTGRAPRTPQERDERMLQLALYRLAYHRRFEVPLEEIDVALYYVADDLIIRGDRVYSEEELFHRWSAARAAR from the coding sequence ATGACGGCGTGGAACGGCGGCGAAGGCCTCTCCGCCACCGACATCGCCGCCGCGCTCGGCCAGCCCTCGCCCACAGCTGCTCAGCAACGCGTGATCGAGGCTCCGCCGGAGCCGGCGCTGGTCGTGGCCGGTGCCGGCAGCGGCAAGACCGAGACGATGTCGGGGCGCGTGGTGTGGCTGGTCGCGAACGGACACGTGCGCAGAGATGAGATCCTCGGCCTGACGTTCACGCGGAAGGCGGCGGGCGAGCTCGCTGAACGGATCGGACACCGGCTCGCGGTCATCGACGAATACGGACGCCGGGGACTCCTGCCGCATCTGCCCGAGATCGTGCGGACCGGTGCACTTCGTCGTGTCGATGAGGCGGTGCCGGGCCGCCAGCGCGAGCTCGTGCGCACGCATGTGCTCGACGAGCTGGCCGCGCACCACGGCACCGGCTGGAATCCGGCGACGCCCCGATCGGCGGAAGACCTCATGGTCCGGCCGCGCGTCTCGACCTACAACGCGTTCGCCGACGGCATCGTCCGGGAACATGCGGCACGGATCGGGCGGGATCCCGACGTCGCGATGCTCAGCCAGGCAGCCTCCTGGATGCTCGCGCGGGAAGTGGTGCTCCGCAGCGATCTGCCCGAGCTGGAGAACATCGACTATGCGCTCGGGACGATCATCGACGCAGTGCAGCGGCTCGCGGGTGACGCCCTCGATCATCGCGTCGACCTCGCCCTGGCCGAGCGGATCGCGGGGGAGCAGGCCCTCGCGTTCGAGCCGTATCGAAGCAACGGCGATGTCGAGAAGGCGGCGGTCAACCTGCTCAGTCTGCCGACGCTCGCACGCCTGGTGCGTGACTACATCGACGAGAAGGAACGTCGTGGCGTGCTGGACTTCGCCGATCAGGTCAGTGGCGCCTACGACATCGTCGAGTCCGCTCCCGATGTCCGCGCAGAGCTCCGCGAGCAGCATCGCGTCGTGCTCCTCGACGAGTACCAGGACACTTCGGTGATCCAGACGCGCTTCCTCGCCGAGCTCTTCCGCGATTCCGCGGTGATGGCGGTCGGAGACCCGCACCAGTCGATCTACGGCTGGCGGGGTGCGAGCGCCGACAACCTCTACGCCTTCTCCGGCACGTTCTCGGGAATGGGAACAGCGACGACGTACAGCCTCATGACGAGCTGGCGGAACGACCGCGGCATCCTCGACATCGCGAACCGGGTACTCGAGCCGCTGCAGCGCCCGGGGCTGGATGTCCCGCCTCTCGAACCCCGCCCCGGGGCGGGGGAAGGCACCGTCGCCGTGCGATTCCCGTTCACGGTCGACGAGGAGGCCGCGGCCGTCGCGGACTGGTTCGCCGAACGGCGGACGGAGCACGATGCGCGCGCGGCCGGTGCGGGTCACGCGACGACACCCCACACCGGCGCGATCCTGTTCCGTTCCAAGCGGCACATGCAGACCTTCGCGGTCGCGCTCGCCGGCCGCGGCATCCCGCACCGCATCCTCGGCCTCGGTGGACTCCTCGCGACACCGGAGGTGGTCGACGTCGTCTCGACCCTTCGCGTCGTGCACGACCCCACGGCGGGGTCCGCGCTGATCCGCCTGCTCACCGGCCCCCGGTTCGGCGTCGGCGTCGCCGACATGGCGGCCCTGTACGACCTGGGGCGCACGCTGTCGGAGCGCGACACCGCGATGGCGCCCCTGCCGGAGGAGGTGCGCGCGCGGCTGCGCTCCTCCCGCGGCGCGGACGAGGCGGTGTCGATCATCGACGCGGTCGACGTGGTGCGCGCCGTGCGCGACGACTACCGGTTGCTCGAATCGATCACCCCCGACGGGCGGGCGCGGGTCAGAGCAGCGGGGGAGATGCTGGAACGGCTCCGACGCGCCTCGTCGCAGCCGATCCCGGAGCTGATCCGGCTCATCGAGCTCGAGCTCCGCCTGGACATAGAGCTCGCGGCCAACGAGACCAGGGGGCCTGCACGCATCGCGGCCACGCAGCTGCGTGCCTTCGCCGACGAGGTGCGCGCGTTCCTCGCCGCCGACGAGCGCGGGAGCATCGGCAGCCTGCTCGCCTGGCTCGACAAGGCCGAGAGCACGGATGAGCTGATGCCGCGGCCGGAGCCGCCGGAGGCCGGTGTCGTGCAGCTGCTGACCATCCACGGGTCGAAGGGCCTGGAGTGGGATGCGGTCGCGGTGGTCCGGTTGGTCGCCGACGAGCTTCCGAGCCGGGTCTCCGACACCTCCGGCTGGTTCGGGTTCGGCGTGGTGCCGTTCGCGCTGCGCGGCGACAGGGACGCGTTGCCGCGTTTCGAGTGGGACCCCGCCGAGGCCATGGGCGGCGAGGCCGACCCCGCGAAGCGGCAGAAGCTCGCGCAGGCGTCGCTCTCCGGCGGTGCGACGAAAGCGAATCCGCACGGAGGTGCGCTCAAGAGGTTCAAGGACGCCTACCGCGCGTATCAGCAGCAGGAGGAGCGGCGCCTCGCGTACGTCGCGGTCACCCGTGCGCGGACGGATCTGCTCCTCAGCGGTGCGCACTGGGCCGGTCAGAAGGCCCCGCGCACGCCGAGTCCCTTCCTCGTCGAGGCGATCGAGGTGCGCGGCCTCGAGCCGATCGAGACGGTGGACCCGGACGACAATCCGTACGACGGCCCCGGGTCCACGCTCCGCTGGCCACTCGATCCGCTGGGAGCGCGGAGGACGGTCGTCACCGCAGCCGCCACAGCCGTCGATGAGGCGATGCGCGCCGGGACGGCCGAGCCGACGATCGAGCTCGAACGGCTGCTGGCTGAGCGCGCCGCCCGCCAGCGCGGAACCGATGCCGAGGCCCCGACGCGCGTCCCCGCCTCGCGATTCAAGGACTATGTCACCGACTTCTCGGGAACGCTGTCGTCGATCGTGCGCCCCATGCCGGAACGCCCTTATCGGCAGACGCGGCTCGGCACCCTGTTCCATGCCTGGGTGGAGCAGCGGTCCGAACTCGTCGGAGTCGGCAGTCGCGTCGACGAGGCGCTCTGGGAGATAGACGAGGACGAGACCGGGTCAGACCCCGTACGCGAAGGGTCGGGTGCAGCCGCCGACGCCGCTGATCTCGCTGTCCTGCAGGCGACGTTCGAGCGCAGCGAATGGGGCGGGCTGAAGCCGATCGCCGTGGAGATCGAGATCGATTTCGCCCTCGGATCCGGACTGCCCGGCTCGCACGAGCGCGAAGAGGCGCACATCGTGATCTGCAAGCTCGACGCGGTGTACCGGCGCGCCGACCGCGGCGGCCGCATCGAGATCGTCGACTGGAAGACCGGTCGGGCGCCGCGCACACCGCAGGAGCGCGACGAACGGATGCTGCAGCTCGCGCTCTACCGCCTGGCCTATCATCGGCGATTCGAGGTGCCGCTCGAGGAGATCGACGTGGCGTTGTACTACGTGGCGGACGATCTGATCATCCGGGGCGACCGCGTCTATTCGGAGGAAGAGCTCTTCCATCGCTGGAGTGCCGCGCGCGCGGCGCGCTGA
- a CDS encoding ATP-dependent helicase encodes MTSDAAQRAVIAAEPSASGVIIGAPGTGKTRTLVDRVVHLLDAQGLRPEEVLALTPSRQAATALRDRIGVRIGQATPGPLARSLGSFAFQLVRGAMVREGAEPPALLTGADQDRIIAELLVGDMEDGRIAWPDALSASVRASKGFRSELRAFLAECTEIGVHPEELRASGNDVWTAAAEFLVEYRTVLDALRSAHRDAADLLSEASTILQRADAPTLGPLAPLRVVLIDDAQELTRGGVAMVKSLRGRGIAVLAFGDPDISSGSFRGASPELFAQLAGALGDVHVLDGAHRQQPALTALTRTVTQAIGVSGRVEHRRAPVPVTSEEIDARVSTFVAPSPYEELDRIAGVMREWHLAEGIRWERMAVIAHDTRQVTTLEAELAAREIPTRAAGVQRPLGSEGIVRDIVGIVRLALTPIEERTSEALEEAMRTPFGGMDAIGLRRLRARLRHIELEQGGATPARELLRQAMANPAHLTLIDAPESRTAERFAETIEATARAAAEGETIHDLLWRVWDQARAVDGRRLQVAWREISQLPTGAETARSLDALVALFDAAKRFVERTPEEQPHTFVRDILDSEVPEDSLSTPDRPGRVTLLTPATALGTEFDAVVVAGVQDGIWPNVRLRGGLLQTWRLADAMHAARTGTSTEPVGVLDRRRAALHDELRLFVRAVSRARDRLLITAVDDDDLTPSPFFGFLPAPEPPERHASAEHPLTLRGLVARHRRSLTTAHTDSLRRDAAGQLAVLAREGVPGADPAEWYGMTPTSTDAPLRDLAVTGARVSPSKMESYEECGLNWVVSALGGDTVMPPTAGIGTIVHEAMERVPDGDLERMRAIVEEHWPELDFETEWIGRKERRRADVLVSRLHTYLGDVRREGGRAIGSEMEFRFAVDVAAEAGDDAVPTVHPVGEDRSNQAVIHGYIDRVEAYPPAAGEHSHARGRGWERMSSGPEGPVVVVDLKTGKNDPESDSGVAEHAQLAAYQVAVQEGLVEGAPPASLAGARLVIVSKTLAKSDYRIAHQHTLSDESRSAFLRRVSDAARGMSASSFTAQVESHCADTQRRVHPCRIHTVPAVSS; translated from the coding sequence ATGACATCGGATGCCGCGCAGCGAGCTGTGATCGCTGCGGAGCCGTCGGCATCGGGCGTCATCATCGGCGCACCGGGAACGGGGAAGACCCGCACCCTCGTCGACCGTGTGGTGCATCTGCTCGACGCACAAGGGCTGCGACCCGAAGAGGTCCTCGCGCTCACCCCGAGTCGTCAGGCGGCGACGGCGCTGCGAGATCGCATCGGCGTGCGCATCGGTCAGGCCACCCCCGGCCCGTTGGCGCGGTCCCTCGGGTCCTTCGCCTTCCAGCTCGTCCGCGGGGCGATGGTGCGCGAGGGCGCGGAACCGCCTGCGTTGCTCACCGGCGCAGACCAGGACCGCATCATCGCGGAACTGCTCGTCGGTGACATGGAAGACGGGCGCATCGCCTGGCCGGATGCCCTCAGCGCCTCCGTGCGCGCATCGAAGGGATTCCGTTCCGAGCTGCGGGCGTTCCTGGCGGAGTGCACCGAGATCGGCGTGCACCCCGAAGAGCTCCGTGCGTCGGGCAATGATGTCTGGACCGCGGCGGCGGAGTTCCTGGTCGAATATCGGACGGTGCTCGATGCGCTGCGCTCGGCGCACCGCGACGCCGCGGATCTTCTCAGTGAGGCGAGCACGATCCTGCAGCGGGCGGACGCGCCGACGCTCGGTCCCCTGGCGCCCCTGCGCGTGGTGCTGATCGACGACGCGCAGGAGCTCACTCGGGGTGGGGTCGCGATGGTCAAGAGCCTCCGTGGCCGCGGCATCGCCGTTCTGGCCTTCGGTGACCCCGACATCTCGTCCGGTTCCTTCCGCGGGGCCAGCCCGGAGCTGTTCGCCCAGCTCGCGGGCGCGCTCGGGGATGTGCATGTGCTCGACGGTGCGCATCGTCAGCAGCCGGCGCTCACCGCGCTCACACGGACCGTGACGCAGGCGATCGGGGTCTCCGGCAGGGTGGAGCACCGGCGTGCTCCCGTGCCGGTGACATCGGAGGAGATCGACGCCCGGGTTTCGACCTTCGTCGCACCCTCGCCCTACGAGGAGCTCGATCGCATCGCCGGAGTGATGCGGGAATGGCATCTCGCTGAGGGGATCCGTTGGGAACGGATGGCCGTCATCGCCCACGACACCCGACAGGTGACGACCCTCGAGGCCGAACTCGCCGCCCGAGAGATCCCCACCCGCGCCGCCGGAGTGCAGCGTCCGCTCGGCAGCGAGGGCATCGTGCGAGACATCGTCGGCATCGTGCGCCTGGCGCTGACCCCGATCGAGGAACGCACCTCCGAGGCGCTCGAAGAGGCCATGCGCACCCCGTTCGGAGGGATGGACGCGATCGGACTGCGGCGCCTCCGTGCCCGGCTCCGGCATATCGAGCTCGAACAGGGCGGCGCGACGCCCGCGCGAGAACTGCTGCGGCAGGCCATGGCCAACCCTGCGCACCTGACCCTCATCGACGCGCCGGAGTCGCGTACGGCAGAGCGCTTCGCCGAGACGATCGAAGCCACGGCCAGAGCGGCCGCCGAGGGGGAGACGATCCACGATCTGCTGTGGCGGGTGTGGGACCAGGCCCGCGCCGTGGACGGTCGCCGGCTCCAGGTCGCCTGGCGCGAGATCTCGCAGTTGCCGACCGGCGCCGAGACGGCGCGCTCACTCGACGCCCTCGTCGCGCTCTTCGACGCGGCGAAGAGGTTCGTCGAGCGTACTCCCGAGGAGCAGCCGCACACCTTCGTGCGCGACATCCTCGACAGCGAGGTCCCCGAGGATTCGCTGTCGACGCCCGACCGCCCGGGCAGAGTCACGCTCCTGACCCCCGCGACGGCCCTCGGCACGGAGTTCGACGCGGTCGTCGTCGCGGGGGTTCAGGATGGGATCTGGCCGAACGTGCGCCTGCGCGGTGGTCTGCTGCAGACATGGCGGCTTGCGGATGCGATGCACGCGGCTCGCACCGGCACCAGCACCGAACCCGTCGGTGTGCTGGATCGCCGGCGGGCGGCGCTCCACGACGAACTCCGCCTGTTCGTCCGCGCGGTCTCCCGTGCGCGAGACCGCCTGCTGATCACGGCGGTCGATGACGACGACCTCACGCCGAGTCCCTTCTTCGGGTTCCTGCCGGCCCCGGAACCACCGGAACGGCACGCGTCAGCGGAGCATCCGCTCACCCTGCGCGGACTGGTCGCGCGGCATCGACGCAGCCTCACCACCGCCCACACGGACTCGCTCAGGCGAGACGCCGCCGGGCAGCTCGCCGTGCTCGCCCGCGAGGGGGTGCCCGGCGCCGACCCCGCGGAGTGGTACGGGATGACCCCGACCTCGACCGATGCTCCGCTGCGCGACCTCGCGGTCACCGGCGCACGGGTCTCGCCATCGAAGATGGAGTCCTATGAGGAGTGCGGCCTCAACTGGGTCGTCTCGGCCCTCGGTGGCGACACGGTGATGCCTCCGACCGCCGGCATCGGCACGATCGTGCACGAGGCGATGGAGCGCGTTCCCGATGGTGACCTGGAGCGGATGCGCGCGATCGTCGAGGAGCACTGGCCGGAACTCGACTTCGAGACCGAGTGGATCGGCCGCAAGGAGCGGCGGCGCGCAGACGTGCTCGTGAGCCGCCTGCACACCTATCTCGGCGATGTGCGCCGCGAGGGCGGCCGCGCGATCGGCAGCGAGATGGAGTTCCGCTTCGCCGTCGACGTGGCCGCCGAAGCGGGAGACGATGCCGTGCCGACGGTGCACCCGGTCGGGGAGGACCGGTCGAATCAGGCCGTCATCCACGGGTACATCGACCGGGTGGAGGCCTATCCGCCGGCGGCCGGCGAGCACTCCCATGCTCGCGGACGCGGTTGGGAGCGGATGTCGAGCGGACCGGAAGGGCCCGTGGTCGTCGTCGACCTGAAGACCGGGAAGAACGACCCCGAATCCGACTCCGGCGTCGCCGAGCACGCACAGCTGGCCGCCTATCAGGTGGCGGTCCAGGAGGGGCTGGTCGAGGGTGCCCCGCCGGCGTCTCTGGCGGGTGCGCGGCTCGTGATCGTCTCCAAGACGCTCGCCAAGAGCGACTACCGGATCGCCCATCAGCACACGCTGAGCGACGAGTCGCGCTCCGCCTTCCTGCGGCGGGTATCGGATGCGGCGCGCGGTATGTCGGCATCGAGCTTCACCGCGCAGGTGGAGTCGCACTGCGCAGACACGCAGCGCCGCGTGCATCCGTGCCGAATCCACACGGTGCCGGCGGTGAGCTCATGA
- a CDS encoding DUF3107 domain-containing protein: protein MEIRIGIINTGRELSFDTGVSADEVRTQVATALEQNATHVSFADVKGNSYIVPTANLAYIELGTEESRRVGFVA, encoded by the coding sequence GTGGAAATCCGCATCGGCATCATCAACACCGGCCGTGAACTGAGCTTCGACACCGGCGTGAGCGCGGACGAGGTCCGCACCCAGGTCGCCACGGCGCTGGAGCAGAACGCGACGCACGTGAGCTTCGCCGACGTGAAGGGCAACTCGTACATCGTCCCGACCGCGAACCTCGCCTACATCGAGCTGGGCACCGAGGAATCGCGCCGCGTCGGCTTCGTCGCCTGA
- a CDS encoding ferritin-like fold-containing protein → MVKWFWQREDAPRRTLALRSRGEQSDATRVDFAELAPELDRFLGQAAYLQLGYFETLTRLIRATPELSEKESLSRAAGAALTKHRGIVEVIAERGGDPTQVMLPFREHLDAFRRKTIGARPRETLLAVYITAGMLDDFYLALASSYGDTGRRVAQILREDDAGHEIVAIIQETIESDEEWRSLLSMWARRLVGDTILVCRSALRPELLDVDDARIEPVYTELMGAHARRMDAMGLAS, encoded by the coding sequence GTGGTTAAGTGGTTCTGGCAGCGCGAAGACGCGCCGCGGCGTACCCTCGCCCTGCGCAGTCGAGGGGAACAGAGCGATGCCACGCGCGTCGACTTCGCCGAACTCGCCCCCGAACTGGATCGTTTCCTCGGCCAGGCGGCCTACCTGCAGTTGGGGTACTTCGAGACGCTCACCCGGCTCATCCGAGCGACGCCGGAGCTGTCCGAGAAGGAGTCGCTGTCGCGCGCGGCCGGGGCAGCGCTGACGAAGCACCGCGGCATCGTCGAGGTCATCGCGGAACGCGGCGGGGATCCCACACAGGTGATGCTGCCGTTCCGCGAGCACCTCGATGCGTTCCGACGCAAGACGATCGGTGCGCGTCCGCGTGAGACCCTGCTGGCGGTCTACATCACCGCGGGGATGCTCGACGACTTCTACCTCGCGCTCGCCTCGAGCTACGGCGACACCGGCCGCCGGGTCGCGCAGATCCTGCGAGAGGACGACGCCGGCCACGAGATCGTCGCGATCATCCAGGAGACGATCGAGAGCGACGAGGAGTGGCGTTCGCTGCTGTCGATGTGGGCGCGCAGACTGGTCGGAGACACGATCCTCGTCTGCCGCTCCGCGCTGCGACCCGAGTTGCTCGACGTCGACGACGCGCGCATCGAGCCGGTGTACACCGAGCTGATGGGAGCGCACGCGCGCCGCATGGATGCGATGGGACTCGCGTCGTAG
- a CDS encoding DEAD/DEAH box helicase gives MTTFADLGIDQDIVDALAAKGIVDAFPIQEQTIPLGLPGQDIIGQAKTGTGKTFGFGIPVVQRLGKDPEHGVKALIVVPTRELAVQVYEDIDLLTSNRSTSVVAIYGGKAYEGQIDQLKAGAQIVVGTPGRLIDLAGQRLLDLSNATEVVLDEADKMLDLGFLADIEKIFQKVPAVRHTQLFSATMPGPIVALARRFMSNPIHIRANDPDEGLTQANIKHLVYRAHSMDKDEIIARILQAEGRGKTVIFTRTKRAAQRLVDELGDRGFNVGGVHGDMGQDQRERSMAAFKAGKRDVLVATDVAARGIDVDDVTHVINHTIPDEDKTYLHRAGRTGRAGKTGIAVTFVDWEDLHKWALINRALEFGQPEPIETYSSSPHLFEDLDIPQGTKGRLVSAPKTESVKTERTRRPERAADAAAEGTDEGGTRRRRRRRNSTTPVGSTFTEGAAEPTSGEGQSAPAADRGAEGAGTHDGAGKEHHDGKPAPARRRRRRRGGSGAGAAPVTGA, from the coding sequence GTGACAACTTTCGCCGATCTCGGCATCGATCAGGACATCGTCGACGCGCTCGCCGCCAAGGGCATCGTCGACGCGTTCCCGATCCAGGAGCAGACCATCCCCCTCGGCCTTCCCGGCCAGGACATCATCGGCCAGGCGAAGACCGGAACGGGAAAGACCTTCGGGTTCGGCATCCCTGTGGTCCAGCGCCTCGGCAAGGACCCGGAGCACGGCGTCAAGGCGCTCATCGTGGTGCCGACCCGCGAGCTCGCGGTGCAGGTCTACGAAGACATCGACCTGCTCACCAGCAACCGTTCCACCAGCGTCGTCGCCATCTACGGCGGCAAGGCTTACGAGGGACAGATCGACCAGCTCAAGGCCGGCGCGCAGATCGTGGTCGGCACCCCCGGTCGCCTCATCGACCTCGCAGGCCAGCGTCTGCTCGACCTCTCGAACGCGACCGAGGTCGTGCTCGACGAGGCCGACAAGATGCTCGACCTCGGCTTCCTCGCCGACATCGAGAAGATCTTCCAGAAGGTCCCGGCGGTCCGCCACACGCAGCTGTTCTCGGCGACCATGCCCGGCCCGATCGTGGCACTCGCCCGCCGCTTCATGTCGAACCCGATCCACATCCGCGCGAACGACCCCGACGAGGGCCTGACGCAGGCGAACATCAAGCACCTCGTCTACCGCGCGCATTCGATGGACAAGGACGAGATCATCGCCCGCATCCTGCAGGCCGAGGGCCGCGGCAAGACCGTGATCTTCACGCGCACCAAGCGTGCGGCACAGCGCCTCGTCGACGAACTGGGCGACCGCGGCTTCAACGTCGGCGGCGTGCACGGCGACATGGGCCAGGATCAGCGCGAGCGCTCGATGGCCGCGTTCAAGGCCGGCAAGCGCGACGTGCTCGTCGCGACCGACGTCGCCGCCCGCGGTATCGACGTCGATGACGTGACCCACGTGATCAACCACACCATCCCGGACGAGGACAAGACGTACCTCCACCGCGCGGGCCGCACCGGCCGCGCGGGCAAGACCGGTATCGCGGTCACGTTCGTCGACTGGGAGGACCTGCACAAGTGGGCCCTCATCAACCGCGCCCTCGAGTTCGGCCAGCCGGAACCGATCGAGACCTACTCGTCGAGTCCGCACCTGTTCGAGGACCTCGACATCCCACAGGGCACCAAGGGCCGTCTCGTTTCGGCTCCGAAGACCGAGTCGGTCAAGACAGAGCGCACGCGCCGTCCCGAGCGGGCTGCGGATGCCGCGGCTGAAGGCACCGACGAGGGTGGCACGCGCCGCCGTCGCCGCCGCCGCAACAGCACCACCCCGGTCGGTTCGACGTTCACCGAAGGCGCCGCCGAGCCCACGTCGGGAGAGGGCCAGTCCGCGCCGGCAGCCGACCGTGGCGCCGAGGGCGCCGGCACGCACGATGGTGCGGGCAAGGAACACCACGACGGCAAGCCGGCCCCGGCCCGTCGTCGCCGGCGTCGTCGCGGCGGTTCCGGCGCAGGAGCGGCTCCGGTCACCGGAGCCTGA